The genomic segment CCTCCCAAGGAGGTAGAGATGAATCAATATCTGGTCGTGATGGAACGTACTACAACCGGCTACGGTGTTTACATCCCCGATTTGCCCGGCTGCGTATCAACAGGTCGAACAAAAGCGCAGGCGGAGCGAAATGCGCGTGAGGCGATCGAGCTCCATCTCGAGGGTTTGCGTGAGGAGGGCCAGCCTATCCCCAAGGCTTCCTCGACTGCGGCGTTTGTCACCGTAGCCGAATAAGGCCTAATGGACCCGGAATTTCGCAACGAGCTGCGCGAAGCGAACGATCGCAACTGGGATCGGATGCGCTCGGAGATGGACGCAATGAGCGCGCGGTTGACCGCCGAATTCCGGAGGGGACTGGCGGAATTACGCTCGGAGCTGATCCCCATCCTCCCAGGTCGATCCGCAATTTCCGACGAGGTAGAGCTGTTCAAAGCCGACATGAGAGCATGCTTCCGTGAGCAACGCCGCTGGATGTTCTTTTTCTGGGCCACTACGGTGCTGGCTTTAGTGGCTGCGGATATTCTGTAAAAGACTTCCGCGGTCGCCACTAGCCGGGTAGTAGCGCCATGCGCGCAAACCAGCTCGGCGGTCGAACGCTCCTCCGCGAAAGTTGTTGATGCGGGCCACCGCTCGGCCTATAGTTCAATTGCGGGCTCCGCCATCAGGAACCCCGCATGCCGGTCACCGCAAAGCTGTCCAGCAGTTTCTACGAGAAGCTCGGAGACGATGTCACCAATGAGCTCGTTACCTGGCTGAACGCCGTGGACGCTGAATTCCGCAACGATCTCCGCGACGCGAACGATCGCAACTGGAGCCAGTTGCGCGCCGAACTCGACGCCCAGAGCACGCGCCTGGCTGCCGAGTTTCGCGGTGGGTTGGCGGAGCTGCGTACAGAGCTGCGTGCCGAGATCGCGGAGCTGCGCACGGAACTGCGTACCGGCCTCGCGGAGCTACGCACTGAGATGCAGACGGGATTTGCCAACATCCGCGGCGAAACGGCAGCCGGTCTGGCCGACGGGCGCACCGGGCTCGCCAACCTGCGCGTGGAAATCCATCAAGAGGCAACCAGGCAGGTCCGCTGGAACTTCCTCTTCTGGGTAATGACCGTGCTCACGATCGCCGGCCTCAAGCTCTTCTGACCCCCACGACCACGCCCGAAATCATCAGCACGGTAGCACCCACCGGACCCCGCGAACGGATCCTCGCGCTCGACGTCTTCCGCGGCATGACGATCGCGGGAATGCTGCTCGTCAACCAGCCCGGCTCCTGGGGCGCGATCTATCCGCCGCTCCGGCACGCCGAGTGGCACGGGTGGACGCCGACCGACCTCATCTTCCCGTTCTTCCTCTTCATCGTCGGCATCACCACGTGGATCTCGCTCGAGTCCCG from the Gemmatimonadaceae bacterium genome contains:
- a CDS encoding type II toxin-antitoxin system HicB family antitoxin, giving the protein MNQYLVVMERTTTGYGVYIPDLPGCVSTGRTKAQAERNAREAIELHLEGLREEGQPIPKASSTAAFVTVAE